A window of Citrus sinensis cultivar Valencia sweet orange chromosome 7, DVS_A1.0, whole genome shotgun sequence contains these coding sequences:
- the LOC102628672 gene encoding histidine kinase 1-like, with amino-acid sequence MDPILISPHFAFKYQKALASFFTQQPELQAHNELWSLLHTKYNMSIGKEQAETTSHPEKLELEHGLHLEFEPVPVTNNIIPQAEGSSSSCPVNDDITGLDEKKVLEGLSVLLVEDQAVLQRIGIRMLKKLGAGVTLVKDGEAAVEAMTLMINAAGKNHQIQNLHHGSNLETHNPPHYDLILMDCQMGSMDGCKATRVIRKLEAEAETGQSIPIIAFTALVTADNERECFNSGMDTFLNKPAQEHLLAAAIVETIARKSHKFSCDEQAEAQDER; translated from the exons atggatCCGATTCTCATCTCTCCTCACTTTGCCTTTAAATACCAAAAAGCCCTAGCTAGTTTCTTCACACAGCAACCAGAGCTACAAGCACACAACGAGCTTTGGTCTCTTTTGCATACAAAATACAATATGTCTATTGGCAAAGAGCAAGCTGAAACAACATCCCATCCTGAAAAGCTTGAGCTTGAGCATGGGCTTCACCTTGAGTTTGAGCCTGTCCCCGTCACCAATAATATCATTCCACAGGCTGAAGGCTCTTCCTCTTCTTGTCCCGTGAATGATGATATTACGGGCCTTGATGAGAAGAAAGTTTTGGAAGGCCTAAGCGTTTTGCTTGTTGAAGATCAAGCAGTACTACAAAGGATAGGAATCAGAATGCTAAAAAAGCTTGGAGCTGGTGTTACTCTAGTCAAAGATGGAGAGGCTGCCGTTGAAGCCATGACCCTCATGATCAATGCAGCTgggaaaaatcatcaaattcaaaacctCCACCATGGATCCAATTTGGAAACTCATAATCCCCCTCACTATGACTTAATCCTCATGGACTGCCAA ATGGGCAGCATGGATGGCTGTAAAGCAACAAGAGTAATCAGGAAGCTAGAAGCTGAAGCTGAAACGGGTCAAAGCATTCCCATAATTGCATTTACAGCTCTGGTAACCGCAGATAATGAACGAGAATGCTTCAATTCTGGCATGGATACTTTTCTCAACAAGCCAGCGCAGGAACACCTGTTGGCTGCCGCCATTGTTGAGACTATTGCTCGTAAAAGTCACAAGTTCTCATGTGATGAGCAAGCAGAAGCTCAAGATGAAAGGTAA
- the LOC102628372 gene encoding strigolactone esterase D14, producing MANYNNRGEFLLEALNVRVVGQGQSIIVFSHGFGSDQSVWSRVIPSFTRAYRVISFDLMCSGSCDPTNYDFQRYATLDGYVDDLLSFLDALEIDRCAFVGHSVSAMIGLLAAIHRPNLFSRLILIGGSPRFTNDGNYIGGIDPAHMEEVFRRMESNYESWVAGFVPMALGADVPDMALQEFSRTLFSMRPDIALHVARTAFAADLRHVLGLVRVPVCIIQSSVDLSVPPAVAEYMRRHLGGPTVLEFLPTHGHLPHVSSPAPVANAIQQLLRRRF from the exons ATGGCCAACTACAATAACCGTGGCGAATTTCTCTTGGAAGCACTAAATGTTCGAGTAGTAGGTCAAGGGCAGTCAATCATCGTGTTTTCCCACGGATTTGGGTCTGACCAATCCGTATGGAGTCGCGTTATCCCTAGTTTCACCCGTGCTTATCGTGTAATCAGCTTTGACCTAATGTGCTCAGGAAGCTGCGACCCAACAAATTATGATTTCCAAAGATACGCCACTCTTGATGGTTACGTTGATGACTTGCTCAGCTTTCTCGACGCCCTTGAAATTGATCGTTGCGCCTTTGTTGGTCATTCAGTATCGGCTATGATTGGTCTCTTAGCCGCCATTCACCGTCCCAACCTTTTCTCAAGACTCATTCTCATTGGCGGTTCTCCAAG GTTCACGAATGATGGGAATTATATTGGGGGTATTGATCCAGCTCACATGGAAGAAGTGTTCCGAAGAATGGAGAGCAATTATGAATCCTGGGTCGCAGGCTTTGTACCAATGGCACTTGGTGCGGACGTGCCTGACATGGCTCTCCAAGAATTCAGCAGGACTTTGTTCAGCATGAGGCCTGACATTGCCTTGCATGTCGCAAGAACAGCGTTTGCAGCTGACCTAAGGCACGTGCTGGGCCTTGTTAGGGTTCCCGTTTGTATAATTCAGAGCTCTGTTGATCTGTCTGTCCCGCCAGCGGTTGCCGAGTATATGCGACGCCATCTCGGTGGCCCGACTGTGCTGGAGTTTCTGCCGACGCATGGACATTTGCCACATGTTAGTTCCCCTGCTCCTGTCGCTAATGCTATCCAACAACTCCTCCGTCGAAGGTTTTGA
- the LOC102628944 gene encoding proteasome subunit alpha type-7: MARYDRAITVFSPDGHLFQVEYALEAVRKGNAAVGVRGTDTIVLGVEKKSTVKLQDSRSVRKIVSLDNHIALACAGLKADARVLINRARIECQSHRLTVEDPVTVEYITRYIAGLQQKYTQSGGVRPFGLSTLIVGFDPYTGVPSLYQTDPSGTFSAWKANATGRNSNSMREFLEKNYKETSGQETIKLAIRALLEVVESGGKNIEVAVMTREKGLKQLDEAEIDAMVAEIEAKKAAAEAAKKGPPKET, from the exons ATGGCGAGATACGATCGAGCAATCACTGTATTTTCACCGGATGGCCACCTGTTCCAAGTGGAATACGCACTAGAGGCCGTACGCAAAGGCAACGCCGCCGTCGGCGTGCGCGGCACCGACACCATCGTTCTTGGCGTCGAAAAGAAATCCACTGTCAAGCTTCAGGACTCCag ATCAGTGAGGAAGATTGTCAGCTTGGATAATCATATTGCATTGGCCTGTGCTGGACTTAAAGCAGATGCTCGTGTACTGATAAACAGGGCTCGAATAGAATGTCAGAGCCACAGGCTGACTGTTGAGGACCCAGTAACTGTTGAGTACATCACTCGTTACATTGCAGGTCTCCAGCAGAAGTACACACAAAGCGGTGGTGTGAGACCATTTGGTCTTTCTACTCTGATTGTGGGCTTTGATCCATACACTGGCGTGCCATCACTATATCAGACAGATCCTTCTGGGACATTTTCTGCTTGGAAAGCTAATGCAACTGGGAGAAACTCTAATTCAATGAGGGAGTTTCTGGAGAAAAACTATAAGGAAACTTCCGGGCAAGAAACTATAAAGCTTGCAATTCGGGCATTACTTGAG GTTGTTGAGAGTGGGGGCAAAAACATAGAAGTTGCTGTGATGACAAGGGAGAAGGGTCTGAAGCAGCTTGATGAAGCTGAAATTGATGCCATGGTAGCCGAGATTGAAGCAAAGAAGGCCGCCGCTGAGGCTGCAAAGAAGGGACCTCCCAAGGAAACATGA
- the LOC102629220 gene encoding uncharacterized protein LOC102629220 yields MAMGEDYETEEKKQAAADVLFNYSKFVMACIGNQVRPCDLRLHLMKEVSGLPTTVKKETTEAAASPDPMGESSSSGPARLEKAESFQAM; encoded by the exons ATGGCGATGGGAGAAGATTACGAG ACTGAAGAAAAAAAGCAAGCTGCTGCCGATGTATTgttcaattattcaaaatttgtaaTGGCATGTATTGGGAATCAAGTTCGACCTTGTGACTTGAGACTGCATTTGATGAAG gAGGTTTCAGGGTTGCCAACTACAGTGAAGAAAGAAACAACTGAGGCTGCAGCTTCTCCTGATCCAATGGGAGAGTCTTCAAGCTCAGGCCCAGCCAGATTGGAGAAAGCTGAGAGTTTTCAGGCAATGTAG